One Desulfovibrio fairfieldensis genomic window carries:
- a CDS encoding DegT/DnrJ/EryC1/StrS family aminotransferase, with amino-acid sequence MIKFLDVQAINARHLAEINARFAVVQASGHFLNGPMNEAFCRDFAAYCGVKHALGVANGLDALRLIIAACGFGPGDEIIVPANTFIASILAISQNGCTPVPVEPSPETYNLDPARVEEAVTSHTRAILAVHLYGRTADMEPLWALAGKYHLRLIEDGAQAHGARYQGHRVGGLGDVAGFSFYPGKNLGAMGDGGGITTNDDALYERLKVLANYGSDCKYHHILKGFNSRLDELQAAVLDVKLAHLDEDNAHRRAVAERYLTGIRNPLVTLPQRSKDREGHVWHLFVTRTPCRDLFQRHLEERGIETLIHYPTPPHRQEAYAEWSARSYPVTERIHEEALSLPISPVMPDNDVDAVIDAVNAFRDEAV; translated from the coding sequence ATGATAAAATTTCTTGACGTGCAGGCCATCAACGCCCGCCATCTGGCGGAAATCAATGCTCGCTTTGCCGTAGTACAGGCTTCCGGGCATTTTCTGAATGGCCCCATGAACGAGGCCTTCTGTCGGGATTTCGCGGCCTATTGCGGCGTAAAACACGCCCTAGGCGTGGCTAACGGCCTGGACGCTCTGCGCCTGATCATCGCGGCCTGCGGCTTCGGGCCCGGCGATGAGATCATTGTTCCGGCCAACACCTTTATCGCCAGTATTCTGGCCATTTCACAGAACGGCTGCACGCCGGTGCCGGTGGAGCCCTCGCCGGAGACCTACAATTTGGATCCGGCACGCGTGGAAGAAGCCGTCACCTCGCACACCCGCGCCATCCTGGCGGTGCATCTCTACGGACGGACCGCCGACATGGAACCGCTCTGGGCGTTGGCGGGGAAGTACCATCTGAGGCTCATCGAGGACGGCGCGCAGGCGCACGGGGCGCGCTATCAGGGCCACCGCGTGGGCGGCTTGGGAGACGTGGCGGGCTTTTCTTTCTATCCCGGTAAAAATCTGGGGGCCATGGGCGACGGCGGCGGCATCACCACCAATGACGACGCGCTGTACGAGCGCCTGAAGGTGTTGGCCAATTACGGTTCGGACTGCAAATACCATCATATCCTCAAGGGCTTCAATTCCCGACTGGACGAATTACAGGCCGCCGTACTGGACGTGAAGCTGGCGCATCTGGACGAGGACAACGCCCACCGCCGAGCCGTGGCCGAGCGCTATTTGACGGGCATCCGCAATCCTCTGGTGACCCTGCCGCAACGAAGTAAAGACCGGGAGGGCCACGTCTGGCATCTCTTTGTAACCCGCACCCCCTGTCGTGATCTTTTCCAGCGCCACCTGGAGGAAAGGGGCATTGAAACCCTGATTCACTACCCCACGCCGCCCCACAGACAGGAAGCCTATGCGGAATGGAGCGCGCGCTCCTATCCAGTGACGGAACGTATCCACGAGGAGGCCCTCTCCCTGCCCATCAGCCCGGTCATGCCGGATAATGATGTGGATGCCGTCATTGACGCGGTGAATGCCTTCCGCGATGAGGCAGTGTAA
- a CDS encoding IMP cyclohydrolase has translation MSDLKAMYSTVRKDAFPETMTIILGEEKLVYEKRVWTLDQEEKGLRYGENPDQPAALYALKRGSLTCGGLTWRGPGNGIVSALTEAQMIQAGKHPGKTNLTDVDNGANILQYLAERPAAVILKHNNPCGAAWADDGVAVALERAFWCDRIAAFGGAVVVNRPFSREAAEMVAANYFEVVAAPAFEEGSVEILKRRKNLRIMELPGLGRLDELTRSAFLDIKSLADGGVIVQKSFVNRILTDADFLPATASTKEGLEVAARAPDKAELADLRFAWAVEAGVTSNSVIFVRDGATLAIGTGEQDRVGCVELAVHKAYTKYADALAFKELGLSLYELKQKAASDAALNDRLTDIGLRTREARGGLLGSRLVSDGFFPFRDGVDAAVAQGVSAIAQPGGSLRDAEVIMACNEARPQVAMVFTGQRSFKH, from the coding sequence ATGTCGGATCTCAAGGCCATGTACAGCACTGTCCGCAAGGACGCTTTCCCCGAAACCATGACCATCATCCTGGGCGAGGAAAAACTCGTCTACGAAAAACGTGTCTGGACCCTGGACCAGGAAGAAAAAGGCCTGCGCTACGGCGAAAATCCCGATCAGCCCGCCGCGCTTTATGCCCTGAAGCGGGGCTCCCTGACCTGCGGAGGACTGACTTGGCGCGGGCCGGGCAACGGCATCGTCTCCGCCCTTACCGAGGCGCAGATGATCCAGGCCGGAAAGCATCCGGGCAAGACCAACCTCACCGACGTGGACAACGGGGCCAACATTCTGCAATACCTCGCCGAACGTCCGGCGGCCGTGATTCTCAAGCACAACAATCCCTGCGGCGCGGCCTGGGCCGACGACGGCGTGGCCGTCGCTCTGGAGCGGGCCTTCTGGTGCGACCGCATCGCGGCTTTCGGCGGCGCGGTGGTGGTCAACCGGCCCTTCAGCCGCGAGGCCGCTGAAATGGTGGCGGCCAATTATTTCGAAGTGGTGGCCGCGCCCGCTTTCGAAGAAGGCTCGGTGGAGATCCTCAAGCGCCGCAAGAACCTGCGCATCATGGAATTGCCCGGCCTGGGCCGTTTGGACGAGCTGACCCGCTCGGCCTTCCTGGATATCAAGAGTCTGGCCGACGGCGGCGTCATTGTGCAGAAATCCTTTGTGAACCGCATCCTTACGGATGCCGACTTCCTGCCCGCCACTGCCTCCACCAAGGAAGGCCTTGAGGTGGCGGCGCGCGCGCCTGACAAGGCCGAACTGGCCGACCTGCGCTTTGCCTGGGCCGTTGAAGCGGGCGTGACCTCCAATTCCGTGATTTTCGTCCGCGACGGGGCCACCCTGGCCATCGGCACCGGCGAGCAGGACCGCGTGGGCTGCGTGGAACTGGCCGTGCACAAGGCCTACACCAAGTACGCCGACGCTCTTGCCTTCAAAGAACTGGGGCTTTCGCTCTACGAGCTCAAGCAGAAGGCCGCGAGCGACGCCGCCCTGAACGACAGGCTGACCGACATCGGCCTGCGCACGCGCGAGGCGCGCGGCGGCCTGCTCGGTTCGCGTCTGGTTTCCGACGGCTTTTTCCCCTTCCGCGACGGCGTGGACGCCGCCGTGGCCCAGGGCGTGTCGGCCATTGCCCAGCCCGGCGGCTCGTTGCGCGACGCCGAGGTGATCATGGCCTGCAACGAGGCGCGGCCGCAGGTGGCGATGGTGTTTACGGGGCAGCGCTCCTTTAAACATTAG